A segment of the Bacteroidota bacterium genome:
AGGTTTTACATTGTGAATATTGATGAATCCATGTTGCTTACCTATGAGCTGAACATTAAAGAGGTGCCTACTTTACTTTTTTTCAAAGGAGAAAATCTGAAAGGCAAAATAACACAGTACCAACCAGAACTGTTTAAAGAAAAGGCAGAATCAATAAATACAGATGATAAACCGTTCGGCCTTTAGAAAAAAAACATACAACTATACAACAAAGGGATCCGATGTGCATCATAAGGATCAAGTTCTAAAATTGTGGAGTAAAAGAAAAGAGAGGTTTTCAGAAATGAAAACCTCTCTTTTCCTTGTGGGAACTATAGGATTCGAACCTATGACCCTCTGCTTGTAAGGCAGATGCTCTGAACCAGCTGAGCTAAGCTCCCTTTGTTTTTGTTTGGTGCTGCAAAGGTAATGGCTTTTTTTATTCCACCAAAAAAATGGCCTGATTTTTTTAAAAAATTTCGGCTACAATATAGGTGCTGCCTCCAATAAAGATCATATCAGCAGGCTCGGCAGCCATACGGGCAGCTTCAAAGGCTTCTTTAACAGAGTGATATGCTTCTCCTCTCAAACCGTAGAGTTTACCTCTTTCCAATAAGATGTTTTCATCCAAAGCACGGGGAATTCCTGCACGGGTGAAATAATACGTGGCATTTTTGGGCATCAATTTAAGCATCTCGTCAATTTTTTTGTCTTTTACCACGCCAAATACAATATGCAACTTTTTAAACGGAATGGAATTAAACTGTTCGGAAACAAACCGGATACCGTCTTCATTGTGTCCTGTGTCGCATATCGTGAGCGGATTACGGTGAATTACCTGCCAACGGCCTTGCAATCCTGTTTTAGCGGAAACTTCTGCAACCCCCTCATACAGGTCCCGGTCGGAAATATGGAAATTCAATTGTTTCAGTATATCTACAGCTTTGATCACTGTAAGTATATTTTTCCTTTGATAAAGTCCGAGTAAGTCGGTTTGCAGATTTTCATAAACCACATTGCCGTCTACTGCTATGTCGAACGATTGCAAATGATCCATCGTGATGAAAGAATAATCAACCTCGTATTCTTCATCGGCAAAGTAGACAGGAGCTTCTTCTTCTTTGGCTTTGTCGGTGAATACCCTGTAAGTCCTTTGGTTGGTTTCTCCAATTACCACTGGTACCTTTTTCTTAATGATTCCGGCCTTTTCTGCTGCTATTTTTTCCAATGTCCCACCCAGTATATCCGTATGGTCAAGGCCTATATTGGTAATCACCGAAAGTACAGGGGTGATGATGTTGGTCGAATCCAACCTTCCGCCCAGGCCTACTTCAATTACTGCCACATCAACATTCTGACTGGCAAAATATTTAAAAGCAAGGGCAACGGTCATCTCAAAAAAAGAGGGCTTTATCTCTTCAAAATACGCTTTATTTCCTTCAACAAAAGAAATAACCTCCTGTTGAGGGATCATTTCCCCATTTATTTTAATCCTTTCCCTGAAATCTTTCAGGTGAGGTGAAGTGTACAGGCCTACCTTATACCCGGCTGATTGCAAAATGGATGCAATCAAATGAGATACTGAGCCTTTACCATTGGTGCCGGCTACATGAATAGTTTTAAATTTCTGATGTGGATGTCCAAAATGTTCATCCAGTTTAAGACTGTCAGTCAGATCGTTTTTATAGGCAGGTTTCCCTACCCTTGTAAACATAGGAAGCTGACTAAACAGATAATCAAGTGTTTCCTGATAAGTCATTGACAAATTACTTTCTTAAAAAAACGTGCAATAATAACCAAAATCCAGGGAAATGATTCAATTTATTCCCATGAATTCAAATGAATTCTTTCCCTTTTAAATCTGTTGGGATCAGCTTTTTGTTCACTGGGATAACCCAGGGATATCATCGAAAAAGGCATAATAGATACGGGCAGGTTCAGTACTTTTTGAATAGCGGCCATACGGTCTTCCCGGGGATAGACGCCCAGCCATACAGAGCCCACTCCTTGTGCATGGGCTGCCAATAAAATATTCTGGGTGGCGGCGGCACAATCAACTGCCAGATAGCCTTTACTTTTTTGTAAATTTTCATCGGCACAAACAATGATAGCCCATTTTGCCCCGGCAAGCATTGAAGCATAAGGATGGGCCGCCATCAGTTTATCCAATATCTCACGTTGGTTGACGGCAATAAAATGCCAGGGTTGCTCATTGTTTGCTGAAGGTGCATACATACCGGCTTTCAAAAATGTTTCAATCTGTTCGCGACTGATTTCCTGCCCGGTATATTTCCGTATACTGCGGCGGGTTAATAATCCTTCGGTCAGTTCCATTTTTCTTAAAATTTAT
Coding sequences within it:
- a CDS encoding nitroreductase family protein; the protein is MELTEGLLTRRSIRKYTGQEISREQIETFLKAGMYAPSANNEQPWHFIAVNQREILDKLMAAHPYASMLAGAKWAIIVCADENLQKSKGYLAVDCAAATQNILLAAHAQGVGSVWLGVYPREDRMAAIQKVLNLPVSIMPFSMISLGYPSEQKADPNRFKRERIHLNSWE
- a CDS encoding folylpolyglutamate synthase/dihydrofolate synthase family protein, coding for MTYQETLDYLFSQLPMFTRVGKPAYKNDLTDSLKLDEHFGHPHQKFKTIHVAGTNGKGSVSHLIASILQSAGYKVGLYTSPHLKDFRERIKINGEMIPQQEVISFVEGNKAYFEEIKPSFFEMTVALAFKYFASQNVDVAVIEVGLGGRLDSTNIITPVLSVITNIGLDHTDILGGTLEKIAAEKAGIIKKKVPVVIGETNQRTYRVFTDKAKEEEAPVYFADEEYEVDYSFITMDHLQSFDIAVDGNVVYENLQTDLLGLYQRKNILTVIKAVDILKQLNFHISDRDLYEGVAEVSAKTGLQGRWQVIHRNPLTICDTGHNEDGIRFVSEQFNSIPFKKLHIVFGVVKDKKIDEMLKLMPKNATYYFTRAGIPRALDENILLERGKLYGLRGEAYHSVKEAFEAARMAAEPADMIFIGGSTYIVAEIF